Within the Thermosynechococcaceae cyanobacterium Okahandja genome, the region AGCGGTAAACAAACCGTTCAGCACATTGAATATCTGTACCCCGCTCAAAGCCAGCAGTCATCGGAACGGCGGCGAGGATTTTGGGAATATCTGCTACCCCCTGATACTCAAAAACCACCGGCGATCGCGCCGTTGTGGCAAAGGGAATAATGTGTAGCGTATCTCCTTTTGTCAGGGTCTTCTCAACAATTTGGCGTAGGTGCAACCGCCCCGGATCATTCAGCCCTACACTTTCAGTCAGGTCAATGGCAAGCACCACATCCCGTCCCCCCCAACGTCCGACCCATGCCAACCCCTGCCGCTGCTGTGAGGTCAGGGGGCGATTACCGGGAACAATTAGGGCAGCCATGAATTAGGCACTCAAACAGGCAATCTTTAACGTTCTACTACATTAGAAGCTAGGCTGTTGCAGAATGCAAGTTGAGGCTGCCGCCCAATTCTAGTGGTTGATTATCCACGGACGACCGCAGGCTTGGCTCTGAAAGCGGGCGGGTTTGGGTTCCCGTTCAGCCTTACTAACAATCGTGGGTTCGCCTCCCCCTGACTGGCGTGGCCATCCTGATGATGCGGATTTTGTTCAATGCGAAAAACGTCACCTAGGTTCACCGAGACC harbors:
- a CDS encoding acetamidase/formamidase family protein; this encodes MPKTLFKVELTKPMDQQELPRHNRWHPDIPAVVSVNLGDVFRIEQNPHHQDGHASQGEANPRLLVRLNGNPNPPAFRAKPAVVRG